Proteins from a genomic interval of Zonotrichia albicollis isolate bZonAlb1 chromosome 18, bZonAlb1.hap1, whole genome shotgun sequence:
- the LOC102068389 gene encoding septin-2, producing MSQSGEKVKFSDSAGYVGFANLPNQVHRKSVKKGFEFTLMVVGESGLGKSTLINSLFLTDLYPERYIPGAAEKIERTVQIEASTVEIEERGVKLRLTVVDTPGYGDAINSQDCFKTIIHYIDNQFERYLHDESGLNRRHIIDNRVHCCFYFISPFGHGLKPLDVEFMKALHGKVNIVPVIAKADTLTLKERERLKRRVLDEISEHGIRIYQLPDADSDEDEEFKEQTRVLKASIPFAVIGSNQLIEVKGKKIRGRLYPWGVVEVENPEHNDFLKLRTMLVTHMQDLQEVTQDLHYENFRSERLKRTGKPVEEEVVDKDRILQQKEAELRRMQEMIAQMQAQMRMKPGDD from the exons ATGTCTCAGTCCGGTGAAAAAGTAAAG TTTTCCGACTCGGCAGGCTATGTGGGATTTGCTAATCTGCCCAACCAGGTTCACAGGAAATCTGTGAAGAAGGGCTTTGAATTCACACTCATGGTGGTTG GTGAGTCTGGCTTAGGAAAATCCACTTTAATTAACAGTCTGTTCCTGACTGATCTTTATCCAGAACGTTAcattcctggggctgcag AGAAAATAGAGAGGACAGTTCAAATCGAAGCTTCCACAGTAGAGATAGAGGAGCGAGGGGTGAAGCTGCGTTTAACTGTAGTTGACACACCAGGATATGGAGATGCCATTAACAGCCAGGACTG CTTCAAAACAATTATCCACTACATTGACAACCAGTTTGAGCGGTACCTCCATGACGAGAGTGGGCTGAACAGGCGCCACATCATCGACAACAGAGTGCACTGCTGCTTCTACTTCATCTCTCCTTTCGGGCACGG ACTGAAGCCATTAGATGTGGAGTTCATGAAGGCTCTTCATGGAAAGGTCAACATTGTCCCTGTGATTGCCAAGGCTGACACCCTGACACtgaaggagagggagaggctgaAGAGAAGA GTTCTGGATGAGATTTCTGAACATGGCATTAGGATTTATCAGCTCCCTGATGCAGATTCTGATGAAGATGAGGAGTTTAAAGAACAAACTAGAGTTTTAAAG GCTAGCATTCCCTTTGCTGTTATTGGATCCAATCAACTTATTGaggtgaaggggaaaaaaatccgaGGCCGCCTGTACCCCTGGGGAGTTGTTGAGGTTGAAAATCCAGAGCACAATGATTTCCTCAAGCTGCGCACAATGCTGGT GACTCACATGCAGGACCTGCAGGAGGTGACCCAAGACTTGCACTACGAGAATTTCCGTTCCGAGAGGCTAAAACGCACTGGCAA GCCTGTCGAAGAGGAAGTGGTGGACAAGGATAGAATCCTCCAGCAGAAAGAGGCTGAG